DNA sequence from the Nitrospiria bacterium genome:
CGCGACGAGGGAGACCCAGTCTTCTTCCTGGAGCGCTTCGATGACCTCGAAGCCTTCCTGCCTTAACGCGGCCTCGACGTCGGGACGGAACTCGGCCAGGATCCCGCCCGTGACGAGACGGCCGCCGGGGCGGAGCTTTGACTTCAATTCGGGGAGCATCCGGATGATGGTGTAAGCGAGGATATTGACCAGGACCAGATCCGCGGGAGGGATCTTCGCGCCGAGCTCTTTCAGCGTTCCAAGATGAAGCTTGACGCGACCGGCGACCCCGTTTTCGGCCGCATTCCGCCTGGCCGCGTCGATCGCGGCGGCCTCGATGTCGAGCGCCTCGACGGATTCCGCGCCGAGTTTCACGGCCGCGATGGCGAGAATCCCGGAGCCCGTCCCGACGTCCAGCACACGCTGGCCGGTCTTAAGATATTTTTCAAGCGCCCTCAGGCAGAGCCGCGTCGTGGGATGAAGCCCGGTCCCGAAGGCCATGCCGGGGTCCATCGTTACCGCGATCTCGCTCTCCTTGGGGATGTACTTTTTCCAGGAAGGCACGATTACGATCCGTCGCCCGACCTTCCGGATTTGATAACCCTTCTTCCATTGCTCCGTCCAGTCCTCCCGGCCCAACGTGCGCGTCCGGGTTTCCGAAATCGGATATTCCTTCCGAAGATCCCGCAGCGCTCGCTCGACGCGGGAACGTTTCCGGTCCCAAACGGCGGCGGGAAGATAAATCTTGACCCAAACCGAAGAAGCAACCGGGTTATCTGAAAGCCGGGCCGCTCCCTCCGGCCGCAACTCGACCACGGCCCCGCCTTCGCCGTAAGGTCCAAGTTGCTCGGCGACGCCATCGCCGGCGGCCGGATCGCACTCGACGCCGATCTCGAGCCAGCGGTCGGCGTCGTCATTGTTCTTTGCGGATTTTTTTCTTTTTCTCGCGGATTTCGTCGAGCCGTTTTTTGATTTCTTTTTCGTGTCCGACCTCCTTGGGCTCGTAATACCGATCTTTTAATAGCCGATCGGGAAGGTAGTCCTGTCCCGCAACCTGATCCGGAAAATCGTGCGGATATTGATAGCCCTTCCCGTATCCGAGTGTTTCCATCAGGCGGGTCGGGGCGTTGCGCAGGTGAAGCGGGACGGGAAGGCTTCCGTGCTCCTTTGAGGCCTTGGCCGCTTTCTTGTACGCCATGTAGCTCGCGTTGCTCTTCGGCGCCGAAGCAAGGTAGGTGGCGGCCTGGCTCAAGGGGATCCACCCCTCCGGAAGGCCGACGGCGTGAAAGGCCTGCAGCGCGGCGACCGCGATCGGCAGCGCCCGGGGATCGGCGTTTCCGACGTCCTCCGACGCGAAGATCACCATCCGGCGCGCGATGAAGAGGGGGTCCTCCCCGGCCTCGAGCATCCGGGCCAGATAGTAGACCGCGGCGTCCGGATCGCTGCCCCTCATGCTCTTGATGAAGGCCGAGACGACGTTGTAATGCTCCTCGCGGTCCTTGTCGAAAAGGAGCAGGCGGTTCTGGGCCGCCTCCCGGACCTCTTTCTCGGTCAGATGCCGCTTCCCGTTTTTTTCGGGGCAGAGCGAGACGGCCGCTTCGAGGAGATTGAGCGCGCGCCGCGCGTCCCCCTCGGCCCAGTCGGCCATCTCGTTTAAGAGTTCCGGCGTCACATCGATCGCCATCTTACCCAGTCCGCGCTCCGTATCGGTGAGGGCCTGTTTGAGGACGCGGACGATATGGTCCGGGTCGAGGGGTTTCAGCACCAGCACGCGGCAGCGGGATAGCAGCGGCGCGTTGACCTCGAAGCTGGGATTCTCGGTCGTGGCGCCCATGAGGATGATCGTCCCGTCCTCGACGTGCGGAAGGAAGGCGTCCTGCTGGCTCCGGTTGAAACGGTGGATCTCGTCTACAAAAAGGATCGTCCGCTTGCCTTCAGATTTTTTCCGGGCCTTCGCCTCGGCCACGATCTCCCGCACTTCTTTCACGCCGGCCAGGACGGCCGAGAAAAATACGAAGTGGCATTTCGTGGCCTGCGCGATGATCCGCGCGAGGGTCGTCTTGCCGGAGCCGGGCGGGCCCCAGAAGATGATCGAGGGGGGATGGTCGGATTGAAGCACGGTGGATAGAAAATGGCCCGGGCCGACCAGATGCTCCTGTCCGACGAACTCGTTTAAATTGTTCGGCCGCATCCGCTCCGCGAGAGGAGGCGGAGGGCCTGTGGGTTCTTTGGCGTCAAATAAGTCCATGATGAATCCGTGTGGCGGGCGCAATCCCCGGCTGGAAGGCCGGAGTTTTTCAAATAGGATGGCACATCGCCCATGAATTTGCAACGCTGGCCGTTCAACGCAGAGGGGCGGCCAAAATTTCTTAAAGCCGCGTCCCCGCCGGAAGCCGGCTTGACAAATAAGGTAGGGCGTGGAATAATAACAAATGATATTATAAATAATGATATCAAACGGGGATCAGGGGCCATCGATGAATCGACTACGCAACTTCGGTTTTCTTCTCAAGGACGTAAGCCATAGGTATGTGCTTCGCTTCGAGCAGCGGGCGCGCGGGATTTCTCTGACCCTTCCGCAGTGCAAGGCGCTGGTCCGTCTTGAGAACAACGAGGGTGTCAGTCAGGCGAAGCTCGCTGAACTCGCCGATGTCGAACAGATGACGATGGTCCGCATCCTCGATCGCATGGAGGCCGACGGCCTGATCGAACGGCGATCGGATCCGGCGGACCGTCGAGCGCGCCGCCTCTACCTGACCGGGAAGGGCCGGACACTCCTCGACAAGATCTGGCGCCTGGCCGAGCTGACTCGCGCCGAGACCTTCTCCGGCATCAATCGAGAGGACCGGGAGGCTTTCATGGGTCTGCTGGAACGGATGCACCGCAATGTTTGCGCGCTCGAGGACCGGCCCATCACGTCCCCGGAGACGGTCGCGGACATGCAAACGAAACCGGCCTCCGCCAAGGGGTCGGGCCGTTCCCGCAAAACCCAAAGGAGAAAGTGACCATGGATGCAACGAACGTAAAGGACGAGGAAATCGGCGCCCCGCCGCAGCCGCCATCGCCGGACCGGCTACAGCGTCTGCGCCTTCCGTTGATGGTGTTCGGACCGACCGTCCTCGCCGCCCTCGCCGGCTTCTTCTATCTTACCGGAGGAAGATTTGAGGCCACCGACGACGCCTACGTACAGACCGCGCGTGTGGCCATCAGCGCCAACATCGCCGGACGGGTGCGGGAGATTGCCGTGCGCGACAACCAGTCCGTGCGCAAGGGCGACGTGCTGTTTCGCCTCGACGACGCACCGTTCCGCATCGCGGTCGAGGAGGCCCGTGCGCAGTTGGCCGCGGCCCGGCTTCAGATCGAGTCGTTGAAGGCGACCTACCGGCAACGCCGGTCCGAACTCACATCGGCGCAGGATACACTGGCGTTCCAGCAGCATGAATACGAACGGCAGCGGCGCTTGCTCGCTTCCGGCATCGCGTCGCAGTTACAGGTCGACCGTGCGCAGCACGCGCTTGACGAAGCCCGCACCCAGGTTGCGGGCGCGCAGCAACAGGTCAACGCCGTGGCCGCCAGCCTGGGCGGGAACCCGGACATCGCCCCGGACCGGCATCCCATGGTGCAGCAGGCACAGGCCCTGCTCGACCGAGCCAGGCTCAACCTATCCTACACCATCGTCACGGCGCCCGGCGACGGCGTCGTCACGCGCGTCGAGCAACTGCAGGTGGGCAGTTATATCAACGCCTCTGCGCCGGTGTTTGCGCTGGTGTCAACCGGAGACGTCTGGATCGAGGCGAATTTTAAGGAAGACCAACTGACCCACGTGCGGGCCGGCCAGGCGGCCCGCGTCAAAATCGACAGCTATCCCGGCAAAACCTTCGAGGGTCGGGTGGCCAGCGTCAGTCCGGGGACCGGTTCGCAGTTCTCGGTATTGCCACCCGAAAACGCGACGGGGAACTGGGTCAAGGTGGTCCAAAGATTGCCCGTGCGCGTAGAACTTGAACATCCCGATTCGTCCTATCCGCTGCAGGGCGGACTGAGCGCCAATGTCAGCGTCGATACCGGGTATCGGCGCCATCTTTTCGGGCCGGCCGAGGCGACTCCGGCCAGCGCTTCTACCGGAGTCAAGTGAATACATCTGCGGCCATAGGAGGCGAACCCGTCCGGGCGCCGCACCGGATGCTCATCACGCTGTCCGTGATGTTGGCCTCGATCCTGCAGGCCCTCGACAATACCATTGCCAATGTGGCGCTGCCGCGCATCCAGGGCACGCTGTCGGCGACGCAGGATCAAATGGCGTGGGTGTTGACCTCCTACATCATCGCCGCCGCCATTATGACCCCGTTGAGCGGATGGTTGGCGGGACAGGTCGGGCGCAGGCGAGTCTTCCTGATTTCGGTGGTGGGTTTCACCGTCGCATCCGCCTTGTGCGGATTGGCTCAGTCGCTGCCCGAGATCATACTCGCCCGGGTGTTTCAGGGGCTCTTCGGAGCGGCGCTGATCCCGATGTCGCAAGCCGTGCTGCTCGACATCAATCCGCCCGAGCAACACGGCAAGGCGATGGCGATCTGGGTCATGGGCATCACCATCGGACCCATCCTCGGCCCGGCGCTCGGCGGCTGGCTGACCGAGAACTACAACTGGCGCTGGGTGTTTTACATCAACCTGCCGTTCGGCATTCTTTCCTTCCTCGGTATTCTGGGGTTTATGCCGGAGACTCCGAATCGGAAATCCCGGTTCGATTTCTTCGGTTTTGCCGTGCTGAGTCTGGCCATCGGCGCGTTTCAGCTCATGCTCGACCGCGGCCAGATCCAGGACTGGTTCAATTCCCCCGAGATATGGATCGAGGCCATCGTGGCCGGCGTCTCGGTTTATCTGTTCGTCGTGCACATGATTACGACGGACAAGCCCCGGTTCGTGAGCCCGGCCCTCTTCAAAGACCGCAATTTTCTGACGGGCAACGTGTTCATTTTCATGGTGGGCGCCGTGCTGTTTGCGACGCTGGCGCTGCTGCCGCCCTTGCTGCAGGACCTTTTGAATTATCCGGTCGTCCTGACCGGTCTGGTCACCGCGCCGCGGGGCATCGGCACTCTTGTGGCCATGGTCCTGGTGGGCCGGATGATGGGAAAGGTCGACACACGGCTCCTCATCGCCGCGGGCTTCGGTCTCACCGCGTTTTCGCTGTGGCAGATGACGGATTTCTACCTGCAGATGGATCGTTCGCTGGTGGCATGGTCGGGCTTCACGCAGGGGCTCGGCACCGGACTCGTCTTCGTGCCGCTTTCGGCGATCACCTTTGCAACGCTGCCGCCGAAATTTCGCAACGAAGGGACGGCGTTGTTCAGTCTCATCCGTAATCTCGGCAGCAGCATCGGTATTTCTGGCGTGGAAACCCTTCTGACGCGAAATACGCAAATGATGCATTCGCGGCTCGCCGAACAGATCACGCCTTTCGGCGGCGTGCGGATCGCGCCGTCGCCGATGGCATGGTCGACACCCCCCGACCTGGCTATGCTCAACGAAGGCGTCAGCCGTCAGGCCGCGATGATCGCCTACAACAATGACTTCAAATTGATGCTGGTGCTCACGCTTTGCGCCATTCCGCTGGTCGTGCTGCTTCGCAGCGGGGGGCCGGAA
Encoded proteins:
- the prmA gene encoding 50S ribosomal protein L11 methyltransferase, producing the protein MGITSPRRSDTKKKSKNGSTKSARKRKKSAKNNDDADRWLEIGVECDPAAGDGVAEQLGPYGEGGAVVELRPEGAARLSDNPVASSVWVKIYLPAAVWDRKRSRVERALRDLRKEYPISETRTRTLGREDWTEQWKKGYQIRKVGRRIVIVPSWKKYIPKESEIAVTMDPGMAFGTGLHPTTRLCLRALEKYLKTGQRVLDVGTGSGILAIAAVKLGAESVEALDIEAAAIDAARRNAAENGVAGRVKLHLGTLKELGAKIPPADLVLVNILAYTIIRMLPELKSKLRPGGRLVTGGILAEFRPDVEAALRQEGFEVIEALQEEDWVSLVA
- a CDS encoding MarR family transcriptional regulator, whose product is MNRLRNFGFLLKDVSHRYVLRFEQRARGISLTLPQCKALVRLENNEGVSQAKLAELADVEQMTMVRILDRMEADGLIERRSDPADRRARRLYLTGKGRTLLDKIWRLAELTRAETFSGINREDREAFMGLLERMHRNVCALEDRPITSPETVADMQTKPASAKGSGRSRKTQRRK
- a CDS encoding replication-associated recombination protein A, whose amino-acid sequence is MDLFDAKEPTGPPPPLAERMRPNNLNEFVGQEHLVGPGHFLSTVLQSDHPPSIIFWGPPGSGKTTLARIIAQATKCHFVFFSAVLAGVKEVREIVAEAKARKKSEGKRTILFVDEIHRFNRSQQDAFLPHVEDGTIILMGATTENPSFEVNAPLLSRCRVLVLKPLDPDHIVRVLKQALTDTERGLGKMAIDVTPELLNEMADWAEGDARRALNLLEAAVSLCPEKNGKRHLTEKEVREAAQNRLLLFDKDREEHYNVVSAFIKSMRGSDPDAAVYYLARMLEAGEDPLFIARRMVIFASEDVGNADPRALPIAVAALQAFHAVGLPEGWIPLSQAATYLASAPKSNASYMAYKKAAKASKEHGSLPVPLHLRNAPTRLMETLGYGKGYQYPHDFPDQVAGQDYLPDRLLKDRYYEPKEVGHEKEIKKRLDEIREKKKKIRKEQ
- a CDS encoding DHA2 family efflux MFS transporter permease subunit, whose amino-acid sequence is MLITLSVMLASILQALDNTIANVALPRIQGTLSATQDQMAWVLTSYIIAAAIMTPLSGWLAGQVGRRRVFLISVVGFTVASALCGLAQSLPEIILARVFQGLFGAALIPMSQAVLLDINPPEQHGKAMAIWVMGITIGPILGPALGGWLTENYNWRWVFYINLPFGILSFLGILGFMPETPNRKSRFDFFGFAVLSLAIGAFQLMLDRGQIQDWFNSPEIWIEAIVAGVSVYLFVVHMITTDKPRFVSPALFKDRNFLTGNVFIFMVGAVLFATLALLPPLLQDLLNYPVVLTGLVTAPRGIGTLVAMVLVGRMMGKVDTRLLIAAGFGLTAFSLWQMTDFYLQMDRSLVAWSGFTQGLGTGLVFVPLSAITFATLPPKFRNEGTALFSLIRNLGSSIGISGVETLLTRNTQMMHSRLAEQITPFGGVRIAPSPMAWSTPPDLAMLNEGVSRQAAMIAYNNDFKLMLVLTLCAIPLVVLLRSGGPEKNPEPGVIE
- a CDS encoding HlyD family secretion protein — encoded protein: MDATNVKDEEIGAPPQPPSPDRLQRLRLPLMVFGPTVLAALAGFFYLTGGRFEATDDAYVQTARVAISANIAGRVREIAVRDNQSVRKGDVLFRLDDAPFRIAVEEARAQLAAARLQIESLKATYRQRRSELTSAQDTLAFQQHEYERQRRLLASGIASQLQVDRAQHALDEARTQVAGAQQQVNAVAASLGGNPDIAPDRHPMVQQAQALLDRARLNLSYTIVTAPGDGVVTRVEQLQVGSYINASAPVFALVSTGDVWIEANFKEDQLTHVRAGQAARVKIDSYPGKTFEGRVASVSPGTGSQFSVLPPENATGNWVKVVQRLPVRVELEHPDSSYPLQGGLSANVSVDTGYRRHLFGPAEATPASASTGVK